Proteins encoded in a region of the Nicotiana tomentosiformis chromosome 9, ASM39032v3, whole genome shotgun sequence genome:
- the LOC104108492 gene encoding uncharacterized protein: MGEVLPLCASARGLFLCTWTVSYQKCWQSLKTVVSFVKKFRWAWPASLGGPPSGGRPLVMGVEMLWWSLGILPYGCMVAAVLNFVRYPISLIVLIMLVGSYFFHLAVLYSIVYWHQHMPFRLIGAKAKFMIEVIPMITAAALHHLLEFNYGYLALLLCCTTYFYAFAHFLHLAYDIGGIDVLLGIVMQVLAYMLNVELLVRALALSFCFVLCFYRYMTYCAPELPVPRKKELEQLPC, encoded by the exons ATGGGTGAAGTTCTTCCTCTGTGTGCCTCTGCTCGTGGCTTATTCCTCTGCACTTGGACGGTTTCCTATCAGAAGTGCTGGCAGAGCTTGAAGACTGTGGTTTCATTTGTTAAGAAGTTTAGGTGGGCATGGCCAGCTTCATTGGGTGGTCCACCATCCGGTGGTA GGCCTCTCGTAATGGGCGTTGAGATGTTGTGGTGGTCTTTGGGCATCCTTCCCTACGGTTGCATGGTCGCTGCCGTTCTGAATTTTGTTCGTTATCCGATATCTCTCATCGTACTAATTATGTTAGTTGGGAGCTATTTTTTTCATTTGGCTGTGCTATACTCTATTGTTTATTGGCATCAGCACATGCCTTTCCGGTTAATTGGTGCCAAGGCGAAATTTATGATTGAGGTCATTCCTATGATAACTGCAGCAGCCTTGCATCACCTTTTGGAGTTCAATTATGGGTATCTCGCTCTACTGCTATGCTGCACCACATATTTTTACGCCTTTGCCCACTTCTTGCACTTAGCATATGATATCGGGGGAATAGACGTATTGCTGGGAATAGTCATGCAGGTTCTTGCTTACATGCTGAACGTAGAATTGTTAGTTAGAGCTTTGGCTTTGAGCTTCTGCTTTGTTTTATGTTTCTATAGATACATGACGTATTGTGCTCCTGAACTACCTGTTCCTCGTAAAAAGGAGTTGGAGCAGCTACCTTGTTGA